Proteins from one Xenorhabdus griffiniae genomic window:
- the sixA gene encoding phosphohistidine phosphatase SixA, translating to MYVFIMRHGDAALDAISDAARELTPRGWQESQKMADWLSQQTPDIDCILVSPYIRAGQTLKVVRENLALPDNEELLAELTPSGDVALVASYLHVLSTQGHKSVLVVSHLPLVGYLVSELCPGQTPPMFATSGIACVELDHQTEKGCLLWQTSPAQLAEKF from the coding sequence GTTTTTATTATGCGTCACGGTGATGCTGCTTTGGATGCAATCAGTGATGCAGCACGGGAGCTGACACCTAGAGGGTGGCAAGAATCACAGAAGATGGCAGATTGGCTTTCACAACAAACGCCTGATATTGATTGTATTTTGGTCAGTCCTTATATTCGTGCAGGACAAACATTAAAGGTGGTGCGAGAAAATTTGGCGCTTCCTGATAATGAAGAGTTATTGGCTGAGTTAACGCCATCGGGTGATGTTGCGTTGGTTGCTAGCTATTTACACGTCTTGTCAACACAAGGACACAAATCTGTATTGGTGGTTTCCCATTTACCGTTAGTCGGTTATTTGGTTTCTGAGCTTTGTCCTGGGCAAACGCCGCCGATGTTTGCTACATCCGGCATTGCATGTGTCGAGTTGGATCACCAAACAGAAAAAGGGTGTCTGTTATGGCAAACATCTCCTGCACAATTAGCGGAGAAATTCTGA